Proteins from a genomic interval of Clostridium sp. AN503:
- a CDS encoding M24 family metallopeptidase translates to MAERAKISRDEFKERIEVIRARMRAEGVDALFVYGDEFRRENLRYVCNYWPIFDRGAFLIPMQGEPILLAAPESITVAQEMTPWSDLRNVPDLCAAYVEDTIDYPLASYWSFSALAEELKGRGAFRCLGVVGVDAMCYDLYLSVERGFGCRIVNMDHMFYQMREIKSEAEQACMKEAGRIAQEGIRALLEADIVGMSETGVCGIAEQAARAAGAEAVVFTLCSSGDRTNYVVPRASTSKKIEDGDMVSFGLAVMYEGYTATCQIPFGAGSCSEESRRVIDTLIGAWKKGLPELKPGNPMKNFVSAVRDYFREKGLEEYDVYPPLHGSGLAEAENPYPDENTDRCFEEGMVFNTDISLFGAPGDSNRIEAGYIITADGCEPITPFVDEYCLKWLNG, encoded by the coding sequence ATGGCTGAGAGAGCAAAAATAAGCAGGGATGAATTTAAAGAACGGATTGAGGTCATCCGGGCGCGGATGAGGGCGGAAGGCGTGGATGCCCTTTTCGTATACGGGGACGAATTCCGGAGAGAAAACTTGAGATATGTGTGCAACTACTGGCCGATCTTTGACCGGGGCGCTTTCCTGATCCCGATGCAGGGCGAACCGATCCTGCTGGCGGCGCCGGAGAGCATCACCGTTGCCCAGGAGATGACTCCCTGGAGTGATTTAAGAAATGTTCCGGATCTGTGCGCCGCCTATGTGGAGGACACGATCGATTATCCGCTGGCGTCCTACTGGAGCTTTTCTGCGCTGGCTGAGGAGCTGAAGGGGAGAGGTGCCTTCCGATGCCTGGGCGTGGTTGGGGTGGATGCCATGTGCTATGATCTTTATCTGTCGGTTGAGAGGGGCTTTGGCTGCCGGATCGTGAATATGGACCATATGTTTTATCAGATGCGGGAGATCAAGAGCGAAGCGGAGCAGGCATGTATGAAGGAAGCGGGACGGATTGCCCAGGAAGGGATCCGGGCGCTGCTGGAAGCGGATATTGTGGGCATGAGCGAGACCGGGGTGTGCGGGATCGCGGAGCAGGCAGCGCGGGCGGCCGGGGCTGAGGCGGTCGTATTTACCCTCTGCTCCTCCGGGGACCGGACGAACTACGTGGTTCCCAGGGCCTCCACCTCGAAGAAGATCGAGGATGGGGATATGGTTTCCTTTGGGCTTGCGGTGATGTATGAGGGATACACAGCCACCTGCCAGATCCCCTTTGGAGCGGGCAGCTGCAGCGAAGAGAGCAGGAGGGTCATAGACACGCTGATCGGGGCGTGGAAAAAGGGGCTTCCGGAGCTTAAGCCGGGCAATCCCATGAAGAATTTTGTGTCTGCTGTCAGGGACTATTTCCGGGAAAAAGGGCTGGAGGAGTATGACGTGTATCCGCCGCTCCATGGCTCCGGCCTCGCAGAGGCGGAAAACCCCTATCCAGATGAGAACACAGACCGGTGCTTTGAGGAGGGTATGGTCTTTAATACGGATATCAGCCTGTTTGGCGCTCCGGGCGATAGCAACCGCATCGAGGCCGGCTATATCATCACGGCGGATGGGTGCGAGCCGATCACTCCCTTTGTGGATGAGTATTGCCTGAAATGGCTCAACGGCTGA